In one Acidobacteriota bacterium genomic region, the following are encoded:
- a CDS encoding radical SAM protein, with protein sequence MAYRYLFGPVPSRRLGISLGVDLVPPKTCTMNCVYCECGPTTAFTIDRAEYVPTDGVLAELDDFLGRYPRPDFITFSGSGEPTLHSGLGRIASHLKARGAAPVALLTNSSLLDRPDVRSEAAAADLILPSLDAVSDSAFQAINRPVAGIRSEAIIDGLAALREIFTGEIWLEIFMLAPLNTAPDELDRFRDAIRRIRPDRVQLNTLDRPGTEPWVRPVPLAELEAMIPRLGHPRVEVIARYRRRRDLAVFRPDLEHAILETIARRPCTAEDLAAGLGIRPAELNKYLDILETERRIRAEIQDRGIFYRTLE encoded by the coding sequence ATGGCATACCGATACCTGTTCGGACCCGTTCCTTCCCGCCGGCTCGGTATCTCGCTGGGCGTCGACCTGGTCCCCCCCAAGACCTGTACCATGAATTGCGTGTACTGCGAGTGCGGTCCCACAACGGCCTTCACCATCGATCGGGCGGAGTATGTGCCCACCGACGGGGTTTTGGCCGAGCTGGATGACTTTTTGGGCCGGTACCCCCGTCCGGACTTCATCACCTTCTCCGGATCCGGCGAACCCACACTCCACTCCGGCCTCGGCCGGATCGCATCCCACCTCAAGGCCCGCGGCGCGGCGCCGGTCGCCCTGCTCACCAATTCGTCGCTATTAGACCGGCCCGACGTCCGATCGGAAGCCGCGGCGGCCGATCTCATCCTCCCCTCGCTGGACGCGGTCTCCGACTCGGCCTTTCAGGCCATCAACCGGCCGGTGGCCGGCATCCGCAGCGAGGCGATCATCGACGGGCTGGCCGCCCTCCGGGAGATCTTCACCGGCGAGATCTGGCTGGAGATCTTCATGCTGGCTCCGCTCAACACCGCGCCGGACGAGCTCGATCGGTTTCGGGACGCGATCCGGCGGATCCGGCCCGACCGCGTCCAGCTCAACACTCTCGACCGACCCGGTACGGAACCGTGGGTCCGGCCCGTGCCGCTGGCCGAGCTGGAGGCGATGATCCCGCGGCTCGGCCACCCGCGGGTGGAAGTGATCGCCCGATACCGCCGCCGCCGGGACCTGGCGGTTTTTCGGCCCGATCTGGAGCACGCCATCCTCGAGACCATCGCCCGGCGTCCCTGCACCGCCGAAGATCTGGCAGCCGGGCTGGGGATCCGGCCGGCGGAGCTGAACAAGTACCTGGACATCCTCGAGACGGAGCGGCGGATCCGGGCCGAGATCCAGGACCGCGGGATCTTTTATCGGACGCTCGAATGA
- a CDS encoding carbon-nitrogen hydrolase family protein yields MLAAAIQMESGPDFERNLERAVRLVELARSRGAELIALPENFSFLRVGDVPFLTHRLDSPLVRRLRELAGRLEIYLLAGSFHEEVPGADNMFNTSLLLGPDGGILAAYRKIHLFDIELGDGHSIRESARFHAGDEAVVCATPPATFGLSICYDLRFPELYRRLSAAGAEVLLVPSAFTETTGKDHWEVLVRCRAIENLCYVIAPALTGQPAPRIRNWGHSLIVDPWGNVLAGAGEREAVIVAEIDRAYLQEKRRQLPALDHRRLDINPAR; encoded by the coding sequence ATGCTGGCCGCCGCCATTCAGATGGAATCGGGTCCCGACTTCGAGCGGAACCTGGAGCGCGCCGTGCGGTTGGTGGAGCTGGCCCGCTCCCGCGGCGCCGAATTGATCGCCCTGCCCGAAAATTTTTCCTTCCTGCGCGTTGGTGACGTCCCGTTCCTGACCCACCGCCTGGATTCGCCGCTGGTCCGCCGGCTGCGGGAGCTGGCCGGCCGCCTGGAGATCTACCTGCTGGCCGGCTCCTTCCACGAAGAGGTTCCGGGTGCCGACAACATGTTCAACACCAGCCTGCTGCTGGGACCCGACGGCGGCATTCTGGCCGCCTACCGCAAGATCCATCTGTTCGACATCGAGCTGGGAGACGGGCACAGCATCCGGGAATCGGCCCGCTTCCACGCGGGAGACGAGGCGGTGGTCTGCGCCACGCCGCCGGCTACCTTCGGCCTGTCCATCTGCTATGATCTGCGGTTTCCCGAGCTGTACCGGCGGCTGTCGGCCGCGGGCGCCGAGGTGCTCCTGGTCCCGTCGGCGTTCACCGAGACGACCGGCAAGGACCACTGGGAGGTTCTCGTCCGGTGCCGGGCCATCGAGAACCTGTGTTACGTCATCGCGCCTGCCCTGACCGGCCAGCCTGCGCCGCGGATCCGCAACTGGGGACACAGCCTGATCGTGGACCCGTGGGGGAACGTCCTGGCCGGCGCCGGCGAGCGGGAGGCGGTGATCGTTGCCGAGATCGACCGCGCCTATCTGCAGGAAAAACGCCGCCAGCTTCCCGCCCTGGACCACCGCCGGCTGGATATCAATCCCGCCAGGTGA